In the Agrococcus sp. Marseille-Q4369 genome, one interval contains:
- a CDS encoding M23 family metallopeptidase codes for MTSPTRRALRSSAEAVVAPAPPTRRELRERERAAEAIALTAAEARTAARVTVVEGSAPLYTTRRAMREAATQAARELPVTMAAEAFTTPVITVDAPSLGTGGDSVPAVRPPAPRPLAPRVVRQTAPVGPPTRRPTSVRGIAQKITAGGALLFIGSLVVVTSLPAQAVQQPGGIDPQVAAMHEEGEQTLEGVSAEVTSYFARDDIIVNDQVAAARMSDGERAAFQAVADGEPAGPSYTGDPAFPQVWSMLETSFVQTPFPDMDQVSMSSGFGYRPGGFHGGSDFTPGLGTDIRPIANGVVSAVFQGNNPGGGGYSVFIDHNIDGQFVQSWYGHMLPGSIDVRVGQVVDITTIIGQVGNSGRSTGPHLHLELKNSDYVSFDPVLWLQTREMNLEHR; via the coding sequence GTGACATCCCCCACACGACGAGCACTGCGCTCGTCGGCTGAGGCTGTCGTCGCGCCTGCGCCGCCCACGCGCCGCGAGCTGCGAGAGCGCGAGCGCGCCGCCGAGGCGATCGCGCTCACCGCCGCCGAGGCCCGCACCGCCGCTCGCGTCACGGTCGTCGAGGGCTCGGCGCCCCTCTACACGACCCGCCGCGCGATGCGCGAGGCCGCGACGCAAGCCGCGCGCGAGCTGCCCGTGACGATGGCGGCAGAGGCCTTCACCACGCCGGTCATCACCGTCGACGCGCCCTCGCTCGGCACCGGCGGGGACAGCGTGCCCGCCGTCCGCCCGCCGGCGCCGCGCCCGCTCGCCCCGCGCGTCGTCCGCCAGACGGCCCCGGTCGGACCGCCGACCCGGCGCCCGACGAGCGTCCGCGGCATCGCGCAGAAGATCACGGCCGGCGGCGCGCTCCTGTTCATCGGCTCGCTCGTCGTCGTCACGAGCCTGCCCGCCCAGGCCGTACAGCAGCCCGGCGGCATCGACCCGCAGGTCGCGGCGATGCACGAGGAGGGCGAGCAGACGCTCGAGGGCGTCTCGGCCGAGGTGACGAGCTACTTCGCCCGCGACGACATCATCGTCAACGACCAGGTCGCGGCCGCGCGTATGTCCGACGGCGAGCGCGCCGCCTTCCAGGCGGTCGCCGACGGCGAGCCCGCCGGCCCCTCCTACACGGGCGACCCCGCCTTCCCGCAGGTGTGGTCGATGCTCGAGACGAGCTTCGTGCAGACGCCGTTCCCCGACATGGACCAGGTGTCGATGTCGAGCGGCTTCGGCTACCGTCCCGGCGGCTTCCACGGCGGCAGCGACTTCACGCCCGGCCTCGGCACCGACATCCGCCCGATCGCGAACGGCGTCGTGTCGGCCGTCTTCCAGGGCAACAACCCGGGCGGCGGCGGCTACTCCGTCTTCATCGACCACAACATCGACGGCCAGTTCGTGCAGTCCTGGTACGGCCACATGCTGCCCGGCTCGATCGACGTGCGCGTCGGCCAGGTCGTCGACATCACGACGATCATCGGCCAGGTGGGCAACTCGGGCCGCTCGACCGGCCCGCACCTGCACCTCGAGCTGAAGAACAGCGACTACGTCTCGTTCGACCCGGTGCTGTGGCTCCAGACGCGCGAGATGAACCTCGAGCACCGCTGA
- a CDS encoding glycoside hydrolase family 13 protein → MTEASTQQQPQSAPGHEWWRSAVIYQIYPRSFADASGDGIGDLAGITARLPHVAELGVDAIWLSPFYRSPQKDAGYDVSDYMDVDPLFGTLDDFDRMLAEAHAQGLRVIVDLVPNHSSDQHEWFQAALAAGPGSPERARYIFREGKGPGGDEPPNNWQSVFGGPAWTRVADGEWYLHLFDSSQPDFDWNNPEVGDMFVEVLRFWLDRGVDGFRVDVAHGNAKAEGLPDVDEELIAAGSMESPFFGQEHVHEIYRRWRTVLDEYEGDRVLCAEAWVSPLEKMARFVRPDEMHQAFNFVYLETPWDAAQLRSVIDESIRAFGEVGAPPTWVLSNHDTIRHRTRLALVPPPPHGAGIGPTSKSKADPTVSLRRGRAATALMLALPGSAYVYQGEELGLPEVTAIAPEQREDPTFHRTKGELWGRDGCRVPIPWESEAPAYGFSPTGETWLPQPPEWATLARDAQAGVEGSTLELYRRALALREAHGLGTGELEWIDVGPTAIGFRNGGITVIANIGHDAVDVPRGEILLASSPLDAASLAADETVWVRTA, encoded by the coding sequence ATGACCGAAGCCTCGACACAACAGCAACCGCAGTCCGCGCCCGGCCACGAGTGGTGGCGCTCGGCCGTCATCTACCAGATCTACCCGCGCAGCTTCGCCGACGCCTCGGGTGACGGCATCGGCGACCTCGCGGGCATCACGGCGCGGCTGCCGCACGTCGCCGAGCTGGGCGTCGACGCGATCTGGCTGAGCCCCTTCTACCGCTCGCCGCAGAAGGACGCCGGCTACGACGTGAGCGACTACATGGACGTCGACCCGCTCTTCGGCACGCTCGACGACTTCGACCGCATGCTCGCCGAGGCGCACGCCCAGGGCCTCCGCGTGATCGTCGACCTCGTGCCGAACCACTCCTCCGACCAGCACGAGTGGTTCCAGGCGGCGCTCGCCGCGGGCCCTGGCAGCCCGGAGCGCGCGCGCTACATCTTCCGCGAGGGCAAGGGCCCGGGCGGCGACGAGCCGCCGAACAACTGGCAGAGCGTCTTCGGCGGGCCCGCGTGGACGCGCGTCGCCGACGGCGAGTGGTACCTCCACCTCTTCGACTCCTCGCAGCCCGACTTCGACTGGAACAACCCCGAGGTCGGCGACATGTTCGTCGAGGTGCTGCGGTTCTGGCTCGACCGGGGCGTCGACGGCTTCCGCGTCGACGTCGCGCACGGCAACGCGAAGGCGGAGGGGCTGCCCGACGTCGACGAGGAGCTCATCGCCGCCGGCTCGATGGAGTCGCCGTTCTTCGGCCAGGAGCACGTGCACGAGATCTACCGCCGCTGGCGCACGGTGCTCGACGAGTACGAGGGCGACCGGGTGCTGTGCGCCGAGGCGTGGGTGAGCCCGCTCGAGAAGATGGCCCGCTTCGTGCGCCCCGACGAGATGCACCAGGCGTTCAACTTCGTCTACCTCGAGACGCCGTGGGACGCGGCGCAGCTGCGCTCCGTGATCGACGAGTCGATCCGCGCGTTCGGCGAGGTCGGCGCCCCGCCGACGTGGGTGCTCTCCAACCACGACACCATCCGGCACCGCACGCGCCTCGCGCTCGTGCCGCCGCCGCCCCACGGCGCAGGCATCGGACCGACCTCGAAGTCGAAGGCCGACCCGACCGTCTCGCTGCGGCGCGGCCGCGCCGCGACGGCGCTCATGCTCGCGCTCCCCGGGAGCGCCTACGTCTACCAGGGCGAGGAGCTCGGCCTGCCCGAGGTCACGGCGATCGCGCCGGAGCAGCGCGAGGACCCGACGTTCCACCGCACGAAGGGCGAGCTCTGGGGCCGCGACGGCTGCCGCGTGCCGATCCCGTGGGAGTCGGAGGCGCCCGCCTACGGCTTCTCGCCGACGGGCGAGACGTGGCTGCCGCAGCCGCCGGAGTGGGCGACGCTCGCCCGCGACGCGCAGGCCGGCGTCGAGGGCTCGACCCTCGAGCTCTACCGCCGCGCGCTCGCGCTGCGCGAGGCGCACGGCCTCGGCACGGGTGAGCTCGAGTGGATCGACGTGGGCCCGACCGCGATCGGCTTCCGCAACGGCGGCATCACTGTGATCGCCAACATCGGTCACGACGCGGTCGACGTGCCGCGCGGCGAGATCCTGCTCGCGTCGTCGCCGCTCGACGCGGCGTCGCTCGCCGCCGACGAGACCGTGTGGGTGCGCACCGCCTGA
- a CDS encoding maltose ABC transporter substrate-binding protein has protein sequence MKHSSLMKAVGVGALALTLAACSGGGTPAPEGTESAAPQGGGELVIWMDENRASALEGVVASFEEETGTTVEVIIKDFNTIRDDLTTQAPSGDGPDVVVGAHDWIGKLVQNGVIQQVELGDLASDFEEVAVSAMTYDGSVYGVPVSIENIALVRNTALAPEAPATWDDLVATGQAAVASGQAEHPLLVGIDPNNADPYHLYPLQASFGGPVFGINEDGSYNPDDLQLGNEGNVQFAQALAQWGADGIINLNISQDIAKEQFASGTSPYTITGPWNLADFQEAGIEYAIDPIPSAGGQPATPFVGVQGFFISQYANNPIVASQFLTEYIAGEEAQAAIFESGQRAPALTAAFEAAQSNEDVAGFGAVGAAGVPMPNIPEMDALWTDWGTTEAQIIGGQAADPAAAWTEMAAKIQGTLGG, from the coding sequence ATGAAGCACAGCAGCCTCATGAAGGCGGTCGGCGTCGGCGCCCTCGCGCTCACGCTCGCGGCCTGCTCGGGCGGCGGCACCCCCGCGCCCGAGGGCACGGAGTCGGCAGCCCCGCAGGGCGGCGGCGAGCTCGTCATCTGGATGGACGAGAACCGCGCGTCGGCCCTCGAGGGCGTCGTCGCCTCGTTCGAGGAGGAGACCGGCACGACGGTCGAGGTCATCATCAAGGACTTCAACACCATCCGCGACGACCTCACGACCCAGGCGCCCTCGGGCGACGGCCCCGACGTCGTCGTCGGCGCGCACGACTGGATCGGCAAGCTCGTCCAGAACGGCGTCATCCAGCAGGTCGAGCTCGGCGACCTCGCGAGCGACTTCGAGGAGGTCGCGGTCTCGGCCATGACCTACGACGGCTCCGTCTACGGCGTGCCCGTCTCGATCGAGAACATCGCGCTCGTGCGCAACACGGCGCTCGCCCCCGAGGCGCCCGCGACGTGGGACGACCTCGTCGCCACCGGCCAGGCGGCCGTCGCGTCGGGCCAGGCCGAGCACCCGCTGCTCGTCGGCATCGACCCGAACAACGCCGACCCGTACCACCTGTACCCGCTGCAGGCCTCGTTCGGCGGCCCGGTCTTCGGCATCAACGAGGACGGCTCCTACAACCCCGACGACCTGCAGCTCGGCAACGAGGGCAACGTGCAGTTCGCCCAGGCGCTCGCGCAGTGGGGTGCCGACGGCATCATCAACCTGAACATCTCGCAGGACATCGCGAAGGAGCAGTTCGCCTCCGGCACGAGCCCGTACACGATCACCGGTCCGTGGAACCTCGCCGACTTCCAGGAGGCGGGGATCGAGTACGCGATCGACCCGATCCCCTCGGCGGGCGGCCAGCCCGCGACCCCGTTCGTGGGCGTGCAGGGCTTCTTCATCTCGCAGTACGCGAACAACCCCATCGTCGCTTCGCAGTTCCTCACCGAGTACATCGCCGGTGAGGAGGCGCAGGCGGCGATCTTCGAGAGCGGCCAGCGCGCGCCCGCGCTGACGGCGGCGTTCGAGGCCGCGCAGTCGAACGAAGACGTCGCGGGCTTCGGCGCCGTCGGCGCCGCGGGCGTGCCGATGCCGAACATCCCCGAGATGGATGCGCTGTGGACCGACTGGGGCACCACCGAGGCGCAGATCATCGGCGGCCAGGCGGCCGACCCGGCCGCGGCCTGGACCGAGATGGCTGCGAAGATCCAGGGCACGCTGGGCGGCTGA
- a CDS encoding ABC transporter permease subunit gives MKVLAVKLLLLALVDAVAVFAMSVMLLRDDYVLAGVVLVVTLLVNWVYLSPGLLPAKYLTPGLIFLALFQVFVIVYTLYIAFTNYGDGHNSTKDDAISAIVGQNTQRVEGSPVYQVQVVESLAGLGLLATSPDGDVLVGTAEEPLEQVAERDVTMDGPRATAASGWTSLGMQDILQRQQEIAALQVPLSDDLADGFLRTTNASQAFVFESTFVYDEAADTMTDSATGIVYRDLGNGQFESDDGQVLGTGWQIVVGFENFLYPFENPRYGGALVLVLLWTFAFAIISVGLSFFLGLFLAIALNDPRMKSKFAYRVLSILPYAFPSFLGALVWLGLMNTEFGFINNVLLGGADIPWLTDPWLAKVSTIIVNVWLGFPYMFLICLGALQSIPEELTEAASVDGASGWQVFSGIKLPLLFVSTAPLLISSFAFNFNNFNIIYMLTRGGPRMAGVEENVGHTDLLITLVYKTAFEGVGRDYGLASALSILIFIIVATVSTIAFRRTKALEELH, from the coding sequence ATGAAGGTGCTCGCGGTCAAGCTGCTGCTGCTCGCGCTCGTCGACGCGGTCGCGGTCTTCGCGATGTCGGTGATGCTGCTGCGCGACGACTACGTGCTCGCGGGCGTCGTGCTCGTCGTGACGCTGCTCGTCAACTGGGTCTACCTGAGCCCCGGACTGCTGCCGGCGAAGTACCTCACGCCCGGCCTCATCTTCCTCGCGCTCTTCCAGGTCTTCGTCATCGTCTACACGCTCTACATCGCCTTCACGAACTACGGCGACGGCCACAACTCGACGAAGGACGACGCGATCTCGGCGATCGTGGGGCAGAACACGCAGCGCGTCGAGGGCTCGCCCGTCTACCAGGTGCAGGTCGTCGAGAGCCTCGCGGGGCTCGGACTGCTCGCGACGAGCCCCGACGGGGACGTGCTCGTCGGCACGGCCGAGGAGCCGCTCGAGCAGGTCGCCGAGCGCGACGTCACGATGGACGGGCCGCGCGCGACCGCCGCGTCCGGCTGGACGAGCCTCGGGATGCAGGACATCCTGCAGCGCCAGCAGGAGATCGCCGCCCTGCAGGTGCCGCTGAGCGACGACCTCGCGGACGGTTTCCTCCGCACGACGAACGCATCCCAGGCCTTCGTCTTCGAGTCGACCTTCGTCTACGACGAGGCGGCCGACACCATGACCGACAGCGCGACCGGCATCGTCTACCGCGACCTCGGCAACGGCCAGTTCGAGAGCGACGACGGCCAGGTGCTCGGCACCGGCTGGCAGATCGTCGTCGGGTTCGAGAACTTCCTCTACCCGTTCGAGAACCCTCGCTACGGCGGAGCGCTCGTCCTGGTGCTGCTCTGGACGTTCGCGTTCGCGATCATCTCGGTCGGGCTCTCGTTCTTCCTCGGCCTCTTCCTGGCCATCGCGCTCAACGACCCGCGCATGAAGTCGAAGTTCGCCTATCGCGTGCTGTCGATCCTGCCGTACGCGTTCCCGTCGTTCCTCGGCGCGCTCGTCTGGCTCGGCCTCATGAACACCGAGTTCGGCTTCATCAACAACGTGCTGCTCGGCGGCGCCGACATCCCGTGGCTCACGGATCCGTGGCTCGCGAAGGTGTCGACGATCATCGTGAACGTGTGGCTGGGCTTCCCCTACATGTTCCTCATCTGCCTCGGCGCGCTGCAGTCGATCCCGGAGGAGCTCACCGAGGCGGCGTCGGTGGACGGCGCGAGCGGCTGGCAGGTCTTCAGCGGCATCAAGCTGCCGCTGCTGTTCGTCTCGACCGCGCCGCTGCTCATCTCGTCGTTCGCGTTCAACTTCAACAACTTCAACATCATCTACATGCTGACGCGCGGTGGTCCCCGCATGGCGGGCGTCGAGGAGAACGTCGGGCACACCGACCTGCTCATCACGCTCGTCTACAAGACGGCGTTCGAGGGGGTCGGCCGCGACTACGGCCTCGCCTCGGCGCTGTCGATCCTCATCTTCATCATCGTGGCGACCGTGTCGACGATCGCGTTCCGCCGCACCAAGGCGCTGGAGGAGCTCCACTGA
- a CDS encoding sugar ABC transporter permease, which yields MSFKKWLRELGWRHLVGIAVVLFAAFPLVYVLSASLNPSGTLTGSNALFREVSVENYVALLSDPRRPYAAWFANSLIVGLVTAAGTVFLGALAAYSFSRMRFTGRRFGLLSLILVQMFPQLLAVVAIYLLMRGISDFFPAIGLDSLVGLIMIYLGGALGVNTYLMYGFFNTVPSSIDEAAKIDGAGHARIFFTIILRLVAPILAVVGLLSFISTMSEFVVSSVILTSPDRLTLAVGLFRYVSEETNTNYPVFAAGAVLAAIPVMALFLWLQKYIVGGLTAGAVK from the coding sequence ATGTCGTTCAAGAAGTGGCTCCGCGAGCTCGGCTGGCGGCACCTCGTCGGCATCGCGGTCGTGCTGTTCGCCGCCTTCCCGCTCGTCTACGTGCTGAGCGCGTCGCTCAACCCGAGCGGCACCCTCACCGGCTCCAATGCGCTCTTCCGCGAGGTGTCGGTCGAGAACTATGTCGCCCTGCTGAGCGATCCGCGGCGCCCCTACGCCGCGTGGTTCGCCAACTCGCTCATCGTCGGTCTCGTCACCGCCGCGGGCACCGTCTTCCTCGGCGCGCTCGCCGCCTACTCGTTCAGCCGCATGCGCTTCACGGGCCGCCGCTTCGGGCTGCTGAGCCTCATCCTCGTGCAGATGTTCCCGCAGCTGCTCGCGGTCGTGGCGATCTACCTGCTCATGCGCGGCATCAGCGACTTCTTCCCGGCGATCGGCCTCGACTCGCTCGTCGGCCTCATCATGATCTACCTCGGCGGCGCGCTCGGCGTGAACACCTACCTGATGTACGGCTTCTTCAACACCGTGCCGTCGTCGATCGACGAGGCGGCGAAGATCGACGGCGCGGGTCACGCGCGCATCTTCTTCACCATCATCCTGCGGCTCGTCGCGCCGATCCTCGCCGTCGTCGGGCTGCTGTCGTTCATCAGCACGATGAGCGAGTTCGTCGTCTCGTCGGTCATCCTGACGAGCCCAGATCGGCTCACGCTCGCCGTCGGGCTCTTCCGCTACGTCTCCGAGGAGACGAACACGAACTACCCCGTCTTCGCGGCAGGCGCGGTGCTCGCGGCCATCCCGGTCATGGCGCTGTTCCTGTGGCTGCAGAAGTACATCGTGGGCGGGCTCACCGCGGGCGCTGTCAAGTAG
- a CDS encoding MetS family NSS transporter small subunit, whose product MTIDAILLMAVSMLVLWGGLGAAIVNIVRFKGPEPDASMRDL is encoded by the coding sequence ATGACGATCGACGCGATCCTGCTGATGGCGGTCTCGATGCTCGTGCTGTGGGGCGGGCTCGGCGCCGCGATCGTGAACATCGTGCGGTTCAAGGGCCCCGAGCCCGACGCATCCATGCGCGACCTCTGA
- a CDS encoding DUF485 domain-containing protein: MPDSDPIAERSLHMQASPEFQRLRSAFVRFIVPLTVLFLAWYLTYVLIAGFAPDFFATRLGDSYITIGLLFGLAQFVSTFAITMLYSRWANRVYDRDAEPLREQMEHATMVGGR, from the coding sequence ATGCCCGATTCCGACCCGATCGCCGAGCGCAGCCTGCACATGCAGGCCTCGCCGGAGTTCCAGCGCCTCCGCAGCGCGTTCGTGCGGTTCATCGTGCCGCTCACCGTGCTCTTCCTCGCCTGGTACCTCACCTATGTGCTGATCGCCGGCTTCGCGCCCGACTTCTTCGCCACGCGCCTCGGCGACAGCTACATCACGATCGGGCTGCTGTTCGGGCTCGCGCAGTTCGTCAGCACCTTCGCGATCACGATGCTCTACAGCCGCTGGGCGAACCGGGTCTACGACCGCGACGCCGAGCCGCTGCGAGAGCAGATGGAGCACGCGACGATGGTCGGAGGCCGCTGA
- a CDS encoding cation acetate symporter produces the protein MEQINPLINMIVFGAFVAVTLFIVFRVSRRKATENEFYAAGRSFSGRQNGVAIAGDYLSAASFLGICGAIAVAGYDGFLYSIGFLVAWLVALLLVAELLRNTGRFTMADVLSFRLKQRPVRMAAALATLAVCFFYLVAQMAGAGGLVALLMGFEGTLATSITIAVVGILMIVYVIVGGMKGTTWVQIIKAVLLIAGAGIMTLIVLFMVQFDFNELLARAVEASPDGEAILAPGLKYTNPVDFLSLGLALVLGTAGLPHALMRFYTVPSAKEARRSVVWAIWLIGIFYLFTLVLGFGAGALVGPETIRDAPGGENAAAPLLALALGGPVLMAVISAIAFATILAVVAGLAITAATSFAHDIYASIIKRGDVQPGAEVKVARITVVVIGVIAILGGILAQNQNVAFLVALAFAVAASANLPTIIYSLFWRRFNTGGALWSMYGGLIACVLLIVLSPVVSGRETSIFPDADFAVFPLANPGIVSIPLAFVLGIVGTLVSKPSADHAVKQAEMEVRSFTGAGAEKASEH, from the coding sequence ATGGAGCAGATCAACCCGCTCATCAACATGATCGTGTTCGGCGCCTTCGTCGCCGTCACGCTCTTCATCGTGTTCCGCGTCTCGCGCCGCAAGGCGACCGAGAACGAGTTCTACGCCGCGGGCCGCTCCTTCTCGGGCAGGCAGAACGGCGTCGCCATCGCGGGCGACTACCTCTCGGCCGCGAGCTTCCTCGGCATCTGTGGCGCGATCGCAGTCGCCGGCTACGACGGCTTCCTCTACTCGATCGGCTTCCTCGTCGCATGGCTCGTCGCGCTGCTGCTCGTCGCCGAGCTGCTGCGCAACACCGGCCGCTTCACGATGGCCGACGTGCTGAGCTTCCGGCTCAAGCAGCGCCCCGTGCGCATGGCGGCGGCACTCGCGACCCTCGCGGTGTGCTTCTTCTACCTCGTCGCGCAGATGGCGGGCGCCGGTGGGCTCGTCGCGCTGCTCATGGGCTTCGAGGGCACGCTCGCGACGTCCATCACGATCGCGGTCGTCGGCATCCTCATGATCGTCTACGTGATCGTCGGCGGTATGAAGGGCACGACCTGGGTGCAGATCATCAAGGCCGTGCTGCTCATCGCGGGCGCCGGCATCATGACGCTCATCGTGCTGTTCATGGTGCAGTTCGACTTCAACGAGCTGCTCGCTCGCGCGGTCGAGGCGTCGCCCGACGGCGAGGCGATCCTCGCGCCGGGCCTCAAGTACACGAATCCCGTCGACTTCCTCTCGCTCGGCCTCGCGCTCGTGCTCGGCACCGCGGGGCTCCCGCACGCGCTCATGCGCTTCTACACGGTGCCGTCGGCGAAGGAGGCGCGCCGGAGCGTGGTCTGGGCGATCTGGCTCATCGGCATCTTCTACCTCTTCACGCTCGTGCTGGGCTTCGGCGCCGGCGCGCTCGTGGGGCCGGAGACGATCCGAGACGCGCCCGGCGGCGAGAACGCCGCGGCTCCGCTGCTCGCGCTCGCGCTCGGCGGACCGGTGCTCATGGCGGTCATCTCCGCCATCGCGTTCGCGACGATCCTCGCGGTCGTCGCGGGCCTCGCGATCACGGCAGCGACGTCGTTCGCGCACGACATCTACGCATCCATCATCAAGCGCGGCGACGTGCAGCCGGGCGCGGAGGTCAAGGTCGCGCGCATCACCGTGGTCGTGATCGGCGTCATCGCGATCCTCGGCGGCATCCTGGCGCAGAACCAGAACGTCGCGTTCCTCGTCGCCCTCGCGTTCGCGGTCGCGGCGAGCGCGAACCTGCCGACCATCATCTACTCGCTGTTCTGGCGCCGGTTCAACACCGGCGGGGCGCTGTGGTCGATGTACGGCGGGCTCATCGCGTGCGTGCTGCTCATCGTGCTCTCGCCCGTCGTGTCGGGTCGCGAGACGTCGATCTTCCCCGACGCCGACTTCGCGGTCTTCCCGCTCGCGAACCCCGGCATCGTGTCGATCCCGCTCGCGTTCGTGCTCGGGATCGTCGGCACGCTCGTCTCGAAGCCGTCGGCCGACCACGCGGTGAAGCAGGCCGAGATGGAGGTGCGCTCGTTCACGGGCGCCGGCGCCGAGAAGGCCAGCGAGCACTGA